Proteins from a genomic interval of Burkholderia cepacia GG4:
- a CDS encoding nicotinate-nucleotide adenylyltransferase, with protein MDTTARPAPQPRPPLRRIGLLGGTFDPIHDGHLALARRFADVLGLTELALLPAGQPYQKRDVSAAEHRLAMTRAAAGSLALPGVTVTVATDEIEHEGPTYTVETLARWRERIGPDASLSLLIGADQLVRLDTWRDWRKLFDYAHVCASTRPGFDLGAAPPDVAQEIARRQAGADVLKATPAGHLLIDTTLAFDIAATDIRAHLRECIARHAQMPDASAEHVPAAVWAYILQHRLYHS; from the coding sequence CTGGACACCACCGCCCGCCCCGCCCCGCAGCCGCGCCCGCCGTTACGTCGCATCGGCTTGCTGGGCGGCACGTTCGACCCGATCCACGACGGCCACCTCGCGCTCGCGCGCCGTTTCGCCGACGTGCTCGGCCTGACCGAGCTCGCGCTGCTGCCCGCGGGGCAGCCGTACCAGAAGCGCGACGTATCGGCCGCCGAGCATCGGCTTGCGATGACGCGCGCCGCCGCCGGCTCGCTGGCCCTGCCGGGCGTGACGGTCACCGTCGCGACCGACGAGATCGAGCACGAAGGGCCGACGTATACGGTCGAGACGCTCGCGCGCTGGCGCGAGCGGATCGGCCCCGACGCTTCGCTGTCGCTGTTGATCGGCGCCGACCAGCTGGTGCGGCTCGACACCTGGCGCGACTGGCGCAAGCTGTTCGACTACGCGCACGTCTGCGCGTCGACGCGCCCGGGTTTCGACCTCGGCGCGGCGCCGCCGGACGTCGCGCAGGAAATCGCGCGGCGGCAGGCCGGCGCCGACGTGCTGAAAGCCACGCCGGCCGGCCACCTGCTGATCGACACGACACTGGCGTTCGATATCGCCGCAACCGACATCCGTGCGCATCTGCGCGAATGCATCGCGCGTCATGCGCAAATGCCCGATGCGTCGGCCGAGCATGTGCCGGCCGCCGTCTGGGCCTATATTCTTCAACATCGTCTCTACCATTCCTGA
- a CDS encoding YggL family protein, whose protein sequence is MSQRHNRRQRKKLHIAEFQELAFNATAQYRNELTDLERGQLIDAFIDFVEANGLLTVASADEGIGAYVISGAPRGTTTDADRESVRGWLAARPELTDVRVSEFTDAWYPDA, encoded by the coding sequence ATGAGCCAACGCCACAACCGCCGCCAGCGCAAGAAACTCCACATCGCCGAGTTCCAGGAACTCGCGTTCAACGCGACCGCGCAATACCGCAACGAGCTGACCGACCTCGAGCGCGGCCAGCTGATCGACGCGTTCATCGATTTCGTCGAAGCAAACGGGCTGCTGACCGTCGCGTCCGCTGACGAAGGGATCGGCGCATACGTGATCTCCGGCGCACCGCGCGGCACGACGACCGACGCCGACCGCGAAAGCGTGCGCGGATGGCTGGCCGCACGGCCGGAGCTGACGGACGTCCGGGTCAGCGAATTCACCGACGCGTGGTATCCGGACGCCTGA
- a CDS encoding SDR family oxidoreductase codes for MDLGIAGKTALVCAASKGLGRGCAEALAAEGVNLVIVARTRDTLEETAEEIRAASNVSITAVACDITTPDGRATALAACPQPDILVNNAGGPPPGDFRDFSHDDWIRALESNMLTPIELIRATIDGMIGRGFGRIVNITSSAVKAPIDVLGLSNGARSGLTGFVAGLSRKVAGQGVTINNLLPGLFDTDRIATTLAASAQAQGVTVDEMRARRTKDIPAGRLGTRAEFGAACAFLCSVHAGYITGQNWLLDGGAYPGTF; via the coding sequence ATGGATCTCGGCATCGCAGGAAAGACCGCGCTCGTGTGCGCGGCGAGCAAGGGGCTCGGGCGCGGCTGCGCGGAAGCGCTGGCCGCCGAGGGCGTGAACCTCGTGATCGTCGCGCGCACGCGCGACACGCTGGAGGAAACCGCGGAAGAGATCCGCGCGGCGTCGAACGTGTCGATCACTGCGGTCGCCTGCGACATCACGACGCCGGACGGGCGCGCGACCGCGCTCGCTGCGTGTCCGCAGCCGGACATTCTGGTGAACAATGCCGGCGGCCCGCCGCCCGGCGACTTCCGCGATTTCTCGCATGACGACTGGATCCGCGCACTCGAGTCGAACATGCTGACGCCGATCGAGCTGATCCGCGCGACGATCGACGGGATGATCGGGCGCGGCTTCGGCCGGATCGTCAACATCACGAGTTCGGCCGTGAAGGCGCCGATCGACGTGCTCGGGCTGTCGAATGGCGCGCGCTCGGGGCTGACCGGCTTCGTCGCGGGGCTGTCGCGCAAGGTCGCGGGGCAGGGCGTGACGATCAACAACCTGCTGCCGGGGCTGTTCGACACCGACCGGATCGCGACGACGCTCGCGGCGTCGGCGCAGGCGCAGGGCGTGACGGTCGACGAGATGCGCGCGCGGCGCACGAAGGACATCCCGGCCGGGCGTCTCGGCACGCGCGCCGAATTCGGCGCGGCGTGCGCGTTCCTCTGCAGCGTGCACGCCGGCTATATCACCGGGCAGAACTGGCTGCTCGACGGCGGCGCGTACCCGGGCACGTTCTGA
- a CDS encoding YebC/PmpR family DNA-binding transcriptional regulator, with product MAGHSKWANIKHKKAAADAKRGKIWTRLIKEIQVAARLGGGDANSNPRLRLAVDKAADANMPKDNVKRAIDRGVGGADGANYEEIRYEGYGISGAAIIVDTLTDNRTRTVAEVRHAFSKFGGNMGTDGSVAFMFDHVGQFLFAPGTSEDALMEAALEAGADDVSTNDDGSIEVLCDWQVFSAVKDALEAAGFKAELAEVTMKPQNEVEFTGDDAAKMQKLLDALENLDDVQEVYTNAVIVEE from the coding sequence ATGGCTGGTCATTCGAAATGGGCCAACATCAAGCATAAGAAGGCAGCGGCCGACGCGAAGCGCGGCAAGATCTGGACTCGCCTGATCAAGGAAATCCAGGTCGCGGCCCGCCTCGGCGGCGGCGACGCGAACTCGAACCCGCGCCTGCGTCTTGCGGTCGACAAGGCGGCCGACGCGAACATGCCGAAGGACAACGTCAAGCGCGCGATCGATCGCGGCGTCGGCGGCGCGGACGGCGCGAACTACGAAGAAATCCGTTACGAAGGCTACGGCATCAGCGGCGCGGCGATCATCGTCGACACGCTGACCGACAACCGCACCCGCACGGTCGCGGAAGTGCGCCACGCGTTCTCGAAGTTCGGCGGCAACATGGGCACCGACGGTTCGGTCGCGTTCATGTTCGATCACGTCGGCCAGTTCCTGTTCGCGCCCGGCACGTCGGAAGACGCGCTGATGGAAGCGGCGCTCGAGGCCGGCGCGGACGACGTCAGCACGAACGACGACGGCTCGATCGAGGTGCTGTGCGACTGGCAGGTCTTCTCGGCGGTGAAGGACGCGCTCGAAGCCGCAGGCTTCAAGGCCGAACTCGCCGAAGTGACGATGAAGCCGCAAAACGAAGTCGAATTCACCGGCGACGACGCGGCAAAGATGCAGAAGCTCCTGGACGCGCTCGAAAACCTCGACGACGTGCAGGAGGTGTATACGAACGCCGTCATCGTCGAGGAATGA
- the rlmH gene encoding 23S rRNA (pseudouridine(1915)-N(3))-methyltransferase RlmH, with the protein MKLFILAVGHKMPGWIASGFEEYTKRMPPELRIELREIKPELRSGGRSAESVMAAERQKIEAALPKGARIVALDERGRDWTTMQLAQALPGWQQDGRDVAFVIGGADGLDPELKARADVLLRISSMTLPHGMVRVLLAEQLYRAWSITQNHPYHRA; encoded by the coding sequence ATGAAGCTTTTCATCCTCGCGGTCGGCCACAAGATGCCCGGCTGGATCGCGTCCGGTTTCGAGGAATATACGAAGCGGATGCCGCCCGAGCTGCGCATCGAGCTGCGCGAGATCAAGCCCGAACTGCGTTCGGGCGGCCGCAGCGCGGAAAGCGTGATGGCGGCCGAGCGGCAGAAGATCGAGGCCGCGCTGCCGAAGGGCGCGCGCATCGTCGCGCTCGACGAGCGCGGCCGCGACTGGACCACGATGCAGCTCGCGCAGGCGCTGCCCGGCTGGCAGCAGGACGGCCGTGACGTCGCGTTCGTGATCGGCGGCGCCGACGGGCTCGATCCGGAACTGAAAGCGCGCGCCGACGTGCTGCTGCGCATCTCGAGCATGACGCTGCCGCACGGGATGGTGCGCGTGCTGCTCGCCGAACAGCTTTACCGGGCGTGGAGCATCACGCAGAATCACCCCTACCACCGCGCATGA
- the purD gene encoding phosphoribosylamine--glycine ligase produces MKLLVVGSGGREHALAWKLAQSPRVQMVYVAPGNGGTAQDERLKNIDITSLDALADFAESEGVAFTLVGPEAPLAAGIVNLFRARGLKVFGPTREAAQLESSKDFAKAFMKRHGIPTADYETFADAAAAHAYIDAKGAPIVVKADGLAAGKGVVVAMTLEEAHDAVDMMLSGNKLGDAGARVVIEEFLDGEEASFIVMVDGKHALALASSQDHKRLLDEDRGPNTGGMGAYSPAPIVTPQMHARVMREIIMPTVRGMEKDGIRFTGFLYAGLMIDKEGNPRTLEFNCRMGDPETQPIMARLKSDFSKVVEQAIAGTLDTVELDWDRRTALGVVLAAHGYPETPRKGDRINGIPAETEQAVTFHAGTTLTDGDKLVTSGGRVLCVVGLADSVREAQQHAYETINQINFEGMQYRRDIGFRALNRKSA; encoded by the coding sequence ATGAAACTACTCGTCGTCGGTTCCGGCGGCCGCGAACATGCGCTGGCGTGGAAGCTCGCGCAGTCGCCGCGCGTCCAGATGGTCTACGTCGCGCCCGGCAATGGCGGCACGGCGCAGGACGAGCGTCTGAAGAACATCGACATCACGTCGCTCGACGCGCTTGCCGATTTCGCGGAAAGCGAAGGCGTCGCGTTCACGCTCGTCGGGCCGGAAGCGCCGCTCGCGGCCGGCATCGTCAACCTGTTCCGCGCACGCGGCCTGAAGGTGTTCGGCCCGACCCGCGAAGCCGCGCAGCTCGAAAGCTCGAAGGATTTCGCGAAGGCGTTCATGAAGCGCCACGGCATCCCGACCGCCGACTACGAAACCTTCGCCGATGCCGCCGCCGCGCACGCGTACATCGACGCGAAGGGTGCGCCGATCGTCGTGAAGGCCGACGGCCTCGCGGCCGGCAAGGGCGTCGTCGTCGCGATGACGCTGGAAGAAGCGCATGACGCAGTCGACATGATGCTGTCGGGCAACAAGCTCGGCGATGCCGGCGCGCGCGTCGTGATCGAGGAATTCCTCGACGGCGAGGAAGCGAGCTTCATCGTGATGGTCGACGGCAAGCACGCGCTGGCACTGGCTTCGAGCCAGGACCACAAGCGCCTGCTCGACGAAGACCGCGGCCCGAACACGGGCGGCATGGGTGCCTATTCGCCCGCGCCGATCGTCACGCCGCAGATGCACGCACGCGTGATGCGCGAAATCATCATGCCGACGGTACGCGGGATGGAGAAGGACGGCATCCGCTTCACGGGCTTCCTGTATGCGGGCCTGATGATCGACAAGGAAGGCAATCCGCGCACGCTCGAGTTCAACTGCCGGATGGGCGACCCCGAGACGCAGCCGATCATGGCGCGCCTGAAGAGCGATTTCTCGAAGGTCGTCGAGCAGGCGATCGCGGGCACGCTCGACACGGTCGAGCTCGACTGGGACCGCCGCACCGCGCTCGGCGTCGTGCTGGCCGCGCACGGCTATCCGGAGACGCCGCGCAAGGGCGACCGCATCAACGGGATCCCGGCCGAGACCGAACAGGCGGTGACGTTCCATGCGGGCACGACGCTCACCGACGGCGACAAGCTCGTCACGTCGGGCGGCCGCGTGCTGTGCGTGGTCGGCCTCGCCGATTCGGTGCGCGAAGCGCAGCAGCATGCGTACGAAACGATCAATCAGATCAATTTCGAAGGCATGCAGTACCGCCGCGACATCGGCTTCCGCGCGCTGAATCGCAAGAGCGCTTGA
- a CDS encoding STM2901 family protein, with protein sequence MRTTTRAVCRTHRNSYNGHVDLKPGDLFFWIAVDEIQRRVGLDDLAAASAMLLGQADVPASGKFAAATKGTSVASIAAFKLLPIQMRMRLPMIMSVGAQGVRIASTRNLGVSVGRTTPVVGQMFLAADAAVIMFNTVRRYNAVVKLENRAF encoded by the coding sequence ATTCGAACAACAACGAGGGCCGTATGTCGGACGCATCGCAATTCGTACAATGGTCATGTCGATCTCAAGCCGGGGGATCTGTTTTTCTGGATCGCGGTCGATGAGATCCAGCGGCGCGTCGGGCTCGATGACCTTGCAGCTGCTTCGGCCATGTTGCTGGGTCAAGCCGATGTGCCGGCATCAGGAAAATTCGCTGCGGCGACCAAGGGCACATCGGTCGCATCAATTGCTGCGTTCAAGCTGTTGCCGATTCAGATGAGAATGCGATTGCCAATGATCATGTCGGTGGGCGCTCAGGGCGTACGTATCGCGTCCACGCGGAATCTCGGTGTATCGGTCGGCCGAACCACCCCCGTGGTCGGGCAGATGTTCTTGGCCGCCGACGCGGCCGTAATCATGTTCAACACGGTGCGTCGCTACAACGCCGTCGTCAAACTTGAAAACAGGGCGTTCTGA
- a CDS encoding Maf family protein — translation MPSSTPPALFPTLYLASQSPRRQELLQQIGVRFELLLPRPDEDAEALEAELPGEAADAYVQRVTVAKAEAARARLVASGKPAAPVLVADTTVTIDGAILGKPADADDALAMLTRLAGREHEVLTAVAVIGADGALLPPALSRSSVRFSAAPRDAFERYVDTREPFGKAGAYAIQGRAAEFIERIDGSHSGIMGLPLFETAALLRTARVAF, via the coding sequence ATGCCGTCCAGCACGCCCCCCGCGCTTTTCCCGACCCTTTACCTCGCTTCGCAAAGCCCGCGCCGCCAGGAGCTGCTGCAGCAGATCGGCGTGCGCTTCGAATTGCTGCTGCCGCGCCCCGACGAGGACGCAGAGGCGCTCGAGGCCGAACTGCCCGGCGAAGCCGCCGATGCGTACGTGCAGCGCGTGACCGTCGCGAAAGCCGAGGCCGCGCGTGCGCGCCTCGTCGCGAGCGGCAAGCCGGCCGCGCCGGTGCTCGTTGCCGATACCACCGTGACGATCGACGGCGCGATCCTCGGCAAGCCGGCCGATGCCGACGACGCGCTCGCGATGCTGACCCGCCTCGCAGGCCGCGAGCACGAAGTGCTGACCGCGGTCGCCGTGATCGGCGCCGACGGCGCCCTGCTGCCGCCCGCGCTGTCGCGCTCGTCGGTGCGCTTCTCGGCCGCGCCGCGCGACGCGTTCGAGCGCTACGTCGACACCCGCGAACCGTTCGGCAAGGCCGGCGCGTACGCGATCCAGGGGCGCGCGGCCGAATTCATCGAGCGAATCGACGGCTCCCATTCGGGTATCATGGGTCTGCCCCTTTTTGAGACTGCCGCGCTGCTGCGCACCGCGCGCGTCGCCTTCTGA
- the rsfS gene encoding ribosome silencing factor — translation MDIRKLQRVIVDALEDIKAQDIKVFNTSHLTELFDRVIVASGTSNRQTKALASSVRDKVKEAGGDIVSSEGEDTGEWVLVDCGDAVVHILQPALRQYYNLEEIWGDKPVRMKLGGGKGANGFATASEEEDDEEEAPARPARKTAARRR, via the coding sequence ATGGATATCCGCAAATTGCAGCGCGTGATCGTCGACGCACTCGAAGACATCAAGGCGCAAGACATCAAGGTGTTCAACACCAGCCACCTGACCGAACTGTTCGACCGCGTGATCGTCGCTTCGGGCACCTCGAACCGCCAGACCAAGGCGCTCGCGTCGAGCGTGCGCGACAAGGTCAAGGAAGCCGGCGGCGACATCGTCAGCTCCGAGGGCGAAGACACCGGCGAATGGGTGCTGGTCGACTGCGGCGACGCGGTCGTGCACATCCTGCAGCCGGCCCTGCGCCAGTACTACAACCTCGAGGAAATCTGGGGCGACAAGCCCGTGCGGATGAAGCTCGGCGGCGGCAAGGGCGCGAACGGCTTCGCGACCGCCAGCGAAGAAGAGGACGACGAGGAAGAAGCGCCAGCCCGCCCGGCGCGCAAGACGGCGGCCCGCCGCCGCTGA
- a CDS encoding DUF1493 family protein — protein MSAARWETLAAFAREELGRPLFGGQLRIEPSSRLEEDLRVTGIDAIEFIDKWAETFGVNAAEFPYDRYFGPEGQEMATTFLALFSERDRKRPRVPLTLGMLE, from the coding sequence GTGTCCGCCGCTAGGTGGGAAACGCTGGCCGCATTTGCGCGCGAAGAGCTCGGTCGCCCGTTGTTCGGCGGCCAATTGCGAATCGAACCGTCGTCACGTCTCGAGGAGGATCTGCGCGTGACGGGAATCGATGCAATCGAATTCATCGACAAATGGGCCGAAACGTTCGGTGTGAATGCTGCCGAATTCCCTTACGACCGCTACTTCGGCCCTGAAGGGCAGGAGATGGCGACGACGTTTCTCGCGCTGTTTTCCGAGCGTGACCGGAAGCGACCGCGTGTGCCCCTTACCCTCGGCATGCTGGAATAA
- the hemF gene encoding oxygen-dependent coproporphyrinogen oxidase codes for MTDSTYDVARVRTYLQGLQTRIADALGALDGTPLATDAWQRGPEERLRGGGCTRILEGGRVFERAGIGFSDVAGDALPPSASAARPQLAGRGFEALGVSLVLHPRNPYCPTVHMNVRMLIATKPGEAPIFWFGGGMDLTPVYGFEDDARHFHQTCKDALDPFGAELYPRFKTWCDEYFFLKHRNETRGIGGVFFDDFSEPGFERSFEMMQSVGDAFLNAYLPIVERRVELPYGERERDFQAYRRGRYVEFNLVFDRGTLFGLQSGGRTESILMSMPPVANWRYNWQPEPGSPEARLSEFLVPRDWV; via the coding sequence ATGACCGATTCGACCTACGACGTGGCGCGCGTGCGCACGTACCTCCAGGGCCTGCAAACACGCATCGCCGACGCACTCGGCGCGCTCGACGGCACGCCGCTCGCGACCGACGCGTGGCAACGCGGCCCTGAAGAGCGCCTGCGCGGCGGCGGCTGCACTCGGATTCTCGAAGGCGGCCGCGTGTTCGAACGCGCGGGGATCGGCTTTTCCGACGTCGCGGGCGACGCGCTGCCGCCGTCGGCGAGCGCGGCGCGCCCGCAGCTCGCGGGCCGCGGCTTCGAGGCGCTCGGCGTGTCGCTCGTGCTGCACCCGCGCAACCCGTACTGCCCGACCGTGCACATGAACGTGCGGATGCTGATCGCGACGAAGCCGGGCGAAGCGCCCATCTTCTGGTTCGGCGGCGGCATGGATCTGACACCGGTTTATGGGTTCGAGGACGACGCGCGGCATTTCCACCAGACCTGCAAGGACGCGCTCGACCCGTTCGGCGCCGAGCTCTATCCGCGTTTCAAGACGTGGTGCGACGAGTATTTCTTCCTGAAGCACCGCAACGAGACGCGCGGCATCGGCGGGGTCTTCTTCGACGATTTCTCCGAACCTGGATTCGAACGATCGTTTGAAATGATGCAAAGCGTCGGCGATGCGTTCCTGAACGCCTACCTGCCGATCGTCGAGCGCCGTGTCGAGCTGCCGTACGGCGAGCGCGAGCGCGACTTCCAGGCTTACCGGCGCGGCCGCTACGTCGAATTCAACCTCGTGTTCGACCGGGGCACGCTGTTCGGCCTGCAAAGCGGCGGCCGGACCGAGTCGATCCTGATGTCGATGCCGCCGGTCGCGAACTGGCGCTATAACTGGCAGCCCGAGCCGGGCTCGCCGGAAGCGCGCCTGAGCGAGTTCCTCGTGCCGCGCGACTGGGTCTGA
- the rng gene encoding ribonuclease G yields MNEEILINLTPQETRVALVQQGAVQELHVERTLSRGRVGNIYLGKVVRVLPGMQSAFIDIGLERAAFLHVADIWHPRLAGEPQSGAPHQPIEKTVFEGQTLMVQVIKDPIGTKGARLSTQVSIAGRTLVYLPQEPHIGISQKIESEAEREAVRARLTAVIPAEEKGGYIVRTIAEDATSDELAGDVTYLRKTWATIVAQAQRLPATSLLYQDLDLAQRVLRDFANDDTTRIQVDSRETYQRLAEFAGEFTPAVSPKLHHYTGERPLFDLYNIETEIQRALSRRVDLKSGGYLMIDQTEAMTTIDVNTGGYVGARNFDDTIFKTNLEAAHTIARQLRLRNLGGIIIIDFIDMENADHRDSVLSELKKALSRDRTRVTVNGFSQLGLVEMTRKRTRESLAHVLCEPCPTCQGKGQVKTSRTVCYDILREILRESRQFNPREFRVIAAQQVIDLFLDEESQHLAMLIDFIGKPVSLQVESNLSQEQYDIVLM; encoded by the coding sequence ATGAACGAAGAAATCCTGATCAACCTCACGCCGCAGGAAACGCGGGTCGCACTCGTCCAGCAAGGCGCGGTGCAGGAGCTTCACGTCGAGCGCACGCTGTCGCGCGGGCGGGTCGGCAACATCTACCTCGGCAAGGTCGTGCGCGTGCTGCCCGGCATGCAGTCGGCGTTCATCGACATCGGGCTCGAGCGTGCGGCGTTCCTGCACGTCGCGGACATCTGGCATCCGCGCCTCGCAGGCGAGCCGCAGTCGGGCGCGCCGCACCAGCCGATCGAGAAGACCGTATTCGAAGGCCAGACGCTGATGGTCCAGGTGATCAAGGACCCGATCGGTACGAAAGGCGCGCGACTGTCGACGCAGGTCAGCATCGCGGGCCGCACGCTCGTCTATCTGCCGCAGGAGCCGCACATCGGCATCTCGCAGAAGATCGAGAGCGAGGCCGAGCGCGAGGCCGTGCGCGCGCGCCTGACGGCGGTGATCCCGGCGGAAGAGAAAGGCGGCTACATCGTGCGCACGATCGCCGAGGACGCGACCTCCGACGAACTGGCCGGCGACGTCACCTACCTGCGCAAGACCTGGGCGACCATCGTCGCGCAGGCGCAGCGGCTGCCGGCGACGAGCCTGCTGTATCAGGATCTCGACCTCGCGCAGCGCGTGCTGCGCGATTTCGCGAACGACGACACGACGCGCATCCAGGTCGATTCGCGCGAGACGTACCAGCGCCTCGCGGAATTCGCGGGCGAGTTCACGCCGGCGGTGAGCCCGAAGCTGCATCACTACACCGGCGAGCGGCCGCTGTTCGACCTGTACAACATCGAGACGGAGATCCAGCGCGCGCTGTCGCGCCGCGTCGACCTGAAGTCCGGCGGCTACCTGATGATCGACCAGACCGAGGCGATGACGACGATCGACGTGAACACCGGCGGCTACGTCGGTGCGCGCAACTTCGACGACACGATCTTCAAGACCAACCTCGAGGCCGCGCATACGATCGCGCGGCAGCTGCGGCTGCGCAACCTCGGCGGGATCATCATCATCGACTTCATCGACATGGAGAACGCCGATCATCGCGACTCGGTGCTGTCCGAGCTGAAGAAGGCGCTGTCGCGCGACCGCACGCGCGTGACGGTCAATGGCTTCTCGCAGCTCGGGCTCGTCGAGATGACGCGCAAGCGCACGCGTGAATCGCTCGCGCACGTGCTGTGCGAACCGTGTCCGACCTGCCAGGGCAAGGGCCAGGTGAAGACGTCTCGTACCGTGTGCTACGACATCCTGCGCGAGATCCTGCGCGAATCGCGCCAGTTCAACCCGCGCGAATTCCGCGTGATCGCCGCGCAGCAGGTGATCGACCTGTTCCTCGACGAGGAGTCGCAGCATCTCGCGATGCTGATCGACTTCATCGGCAAGCCGGTGTCGCTGCAGGTCGAGTCGAACCTGAGCCAGGAACAGTACGACATCGTGCTGATGTAG
- the upp gene encoding uracil phosphoribosyltransferase, translating into MKQDSRFPNLFITDHPLIQHKLTHMRDKDTSTRTFRELLREITLLMGYEITRNLPITTKRVETPLVAVDAPVIAGKKLAIVPVLRAGIGMSDGLLDLVPSARVGHIGVYRAEDHRPVEYLVRLPDLEDRIFILCDPMVATGYSAVHAVDVLKRRNVPAANIMFVALVAAPEGVQVFQDAHPDVKLFVASLDSHLNEHAYIVPGLGDAGDRLFGTKN; encoded by the coding sequence ATGAAACAGGACAGCCGTTTCCCGAATCTCTTCATCACCGATCACCCGCTGATCCAGCACAAGCTCACGCACATGCGCGACAAGGACACGTCGACGCGCACATTCCGCGAACTGCTGCGCGAGATCACGCTGCTGATGGGTTACGAGATCACCCGCAACCTGCCGATCACGACCAAGCGGGTCGAAACCCCGCTGGTGGCGGTCGACGCGCCGGTGATCGCGGGCAAGAAGCTCGCGATCGTGCCCGTGCTGCGCGCCGGCATCGGGATGTCGGACGGCCTGCTCGACCTGGTGCCGTCCGCGCGCGTCGGCCATATCGGCGTGTACCGCGCCGAAGATCACCGCCCGGTCGAATACCTGGTGCGCCTGCCCGATCTCGAGGATCGCATCTTCATCCTGTGCGACCCGATGGTCGCGACCGGCTACTCGGCCGTGCACGCGGTCGACGTGCTCAAGCGCCGCAACGTGCCGGCCGCGAACATCATGTTCGTCGCGCTGGTCGCCGCGCCCGAGGGCGTGCAGGTGTTCCAGGACGCGCACCCGGACGTGAAGCTGTTCGTCGCGTCGCTCGACTCGCACCTGAACGAGCACGCATACATCGTGCCGGGCCTCGGCGACGCGGGCGACCGCCTGTTCGGCACCAAGAACTGA
- a CDS encoding collagen-like triple helix repeat-containing protein produces MNKPTIHQAGLRMIMIAAGVATLVSLAACSGSGTLSQGTGGSGSGSGATTASSGGTGNGSGGTSANGVGQTSAASSNIVTAAGGAVSGVGTTIAAQSLPGTNAATTQGLGTVVQDVGAAVTTLGTGLGSGLGQLGASSNPVGTTVASTGGVVTNLGQAVAATGGVVSSLGASGSALAPLAPVTSPVGGAVTTLGNTIAGGGATLGTQLSSGPVAQVTGAASSAITPITSTVGSVTQTVAASTPLGAPLTNLVTTVGNGVANAGTTLAKTGNNPVTAGVGNVVTATGNTVATAGTALLGGGAAATNPLAPVTGLLSTGALGGTTGGSNPAGALTSAVGAVTGTAGSAPVGGLTGGTGSGTLSKTGGGLLAPVTTTLGALVK; encoded by the coding sequence ATGAACAAGCCAACCATCCATCAGGCAGGACTCCGAATGATCATGATCGCGGCCGGCGTCGCGACACTGGTGTCGCTGGCCGCGTGCAGCGGCTCCGGCACGCTGAGCCAGGGCACCGGCGGCTCCGGATCGGGGTCCGGCGCCACGACGGCGTCGAGCGGCGGCACGGGCAACGGCTCCGGCGGCACCTCGGCCAATGGCGTCGGCCAGACGAGCGCGGCGTCGAGCAACATCGTGACGGCCGCCGGCGGCGCCGTATCGGGCGTTGGCACGACGATCGCGGCGCAATCGCTGCCCGGCACGAACGCGGCGACGACGCAGGGACTCGGCACGGTCGTGCAGGACGTCGGCGCAGCGGTCACGACGCTCGGCACCGGCCTCGGCTCGGGGCTCGGCCAGCTCGGCGCGTCGTCGAATCCGGTCGGCACGACGGTCGCGAGCACCGGCGGCGTGGTCACGAACCTCGGCCAGGCAGTCGCCGCGACCGGCGGCGTCGTGTCGAGCCTCGGCGCGAGCGGTTCGGCGCTGGCGCCGCTCGCGCCCGTCACGTCACCGGTCGGCGGCGCGGTGACGACGCTCGGCAACACGATCGCGGGCGGCGGCGCGACGCTCGGCACCCAACTGTCGAGCGGCCCGGTCGCGCAGGTGACGGGCGCAGCCAGCTCGGCAATCACGCCGATCACGTCGACGGTCGGCTCGGTCACGCAGACGGTCGCGGCGAGCACGCCGCTCGGCGCGCCGCTGACGAACCTCGTGACGACGGTCGGCAACGGCGTCGCGAACGCCGGCACGACGCTCGCGAAGACCGGCAACAATCCGGTCACGGCCGGTGTCGGCAACGTCGTGACCGCGACCGGCAATACGGTCGCGACCGCGGGCACGGCGCTGCTCGGCGGCGGCGCCGCCGCGACGAATCCGCTCGCTCCGGTGACAGGGCTGCTTTCGACCGGCGCACTCGGCGGCACGACCGGCGGCAGCAACCCGGCCGGCGCGCTCACGTCGGCGGTCGGCGCCGTGACGGGAACGGCCGGCAGCGCACCGGTCGGCGGCCTGACGGGCGGCACCGGCAGCGGCACGCTGTCGAAGACCGGCGGCGGCCTGCTCGCACCGGTGACGACGACGCTCGGCGCGCTGGTCAAGTAA